From the genome of Lentimonas sp. CC4, one region includes:
- a CDS encoding DUF2059 domain-containing protein: MKLVTIIITSLVFSLSCLAGTKEQLADEYISLIKIREIYEASHSSWLSTYKQQTDTMLKQVKENVPDLPNEISDKMLASMNRFMERASNSWTVDGTMKVYQAHLVEYFTESELKELVDFTKSDIGKKSTKSSQIAVPLMQKYIGEASSSSLEKEYNNFLKEIRAIMKDYIESLDKSNQSQ; the protein is encoded by the coding sequence ATGAAACTAGTCACCATCATAATTACATCACTCGTATTTTCGCTTAGCTGTTTAGCAGGAACGAAAGAACAACTAGCTGACGAATACATCAGCCTTATCAAAATAAGAGAGATTTACGAAGCGTCTCACAGCAGTTGGCTTTCAACATACAAGCAACAGACTGATACGATGCTAAAACAGGTTAAAGAAAACGTGCCTGACCTACCCAATGAGATTTCAGACAAGATGCTAGCATCTATGAACCGCTTCATGGAGAGAGCATCGAACTCATGGACCGTAGATGGGACGATGAAGGTTTATCAGGCACACTTAGTTGAATACTTTACCGAGAGTGAATTAAAAGAGCTAGTTGATTTCACAAAAAGCGACATCGGAAAGAAAAGCACTAAATCCTCGCAAATTGCCGTTCCATTGATGCAAAAATATATCGGCGAAGCCTCTTCTAGCTCTCTGGAAAAGGAATATAATAACTTCCTCAAAGAAATCAGAGCCATCATGAAGGACTATATCGAAAGCCTAGATAAGTCTAACCAATCGCAGTGA
- a CDS encoding sulfatase-like hydrolase/transferase, with amino-acid sequence MKKLMLVMTLLCAAAVQAAERPNILFIFADDWGWGDLSCHGHPYVKTPNIDRLAAEGTDFQRFTVASGVCSPSRAAVVTGQFPARHNIDGHFATVESNERRNMPDWLALDAPFLPRMLQEGGYTTAHFGKWHLANNMIPDSPVPGEYGYDAYGAFNCSGEQMPWYKDADRVVAFIEQAQAEDKPFFINLWIHEPHTPHHTVPKYRWRFPELENADNIYASILSHADDRIGQVLDALDRLGISDNTLVVFSSDNGPARASSQKDPQVIYDSATGAGFDLGGSKGITDGRKGYKASLFEGGINVPFIVRWPGQVAAGAIDDVSLISAVDLLPTFLEIAAVELPADYQPDGLSQVAVLKGQPSPTREKPLFWKYDSPWPAKEYKPEHWVSYAVVDQNWKLVANKDLSYVELYDLANDPYEQTDLSSQQPESVAQLIGTLEAWQQTLPAEPVGDVFSAERDSL; translated from the coding sequence ATGAAAAAATTGATGTTAGTGATGACGCTGTTATGCGCTGCGGCAGTTCAGGCTGCAGAGCGCCCGAATATTTTGTTTATCTTCGCCGACGACTGGGGTTGGGGCGATTTGAGCTGCCATGGGCATCCTTACGTTAAGACGCCGAATATCGACCGCCTTGCCGCGGAGGGCACCGACTTTCAGCGCTTCACGGTCGCGAGTGGCGTCTGCTCGCCCAGCCGCGCCGCCGTGGTGACTGGTCAGTTTCCCGCGCGCCACAATATCGACGGTCACTTTGCCACGGTCGAGAGTAATGAGCGCCGTAATATGCCGGATTGGCTCGCGCTGGATGCGCCGTTTCTCCCGCGCATGCTTCAAGAGGGCGGCTATACCACCGCGCACTTCGGTAAGTGGCACTTGGCAAATAATATGATACCGGATTCGCCCGTGCCTGGGGAGTATGGTTACGATGCGTATGGTGCGTTTAATTGCTCTGGCGAACAGATGCCATGGTATAAGGATGCAGACCGCGTTGTGGCTTTTATCGAGCAGGCGCAAGCAGAGGATAAGCCGTTCTTTATCAATCTTTGGATTCACGAGCCGCATACACCGCATCATACTGTGCCGAAATATCGTTGGCGCTTTCCCGAGTTGGAGAATGCTGACAATATCTATGCATCGATACTCTCGCATGCAGATGACCGGATTGGACAGGTGCTGGATGCATTGGATCGACTTGGAATTAGCGATAACACACTCGTGGTGTTTAGCTCCGACAATGGCCCCGCGCGCGCTTCGTCACAGAAAGATCCGCAAGTGATATATGATTCTGCGACAGGTGCTGGGTTTGACCTTGGTGGATCCAAAGGTATTACTGATGGACGTAAAGGCTACAAAGCTTCGCTGTTCGAAGGTGGTATTAACGTGCCTTTCATTGTCCGTTGGCCGGGGCAGGTGGCAGCGGGAGCAATTGACGATGTGTCGCTGATTTCTGCTGTCGATCTACTTCCAACTTTCCTTGAAATTGCAGCGGTGGAATTGCCAGCGGATTACCAACCCGATGGCCTGAGCCAAGTCGCTGTGCTGAAGGGACAACCATCGCCAACCCGCGAAAAGCCGCTCTTTTGGAAATATGATTCTCCTTGGCCCGCGAAGGAATACAAACCAGAGCATTGGGTGTCCTATGCGGTGGTGGATCAAAACTGGAAATTGGTCGCCAATAAAGATCTCAGCTATGTCGAGTTATATGATCTGGCCAACGACCCATATGAACAAACGGACCTCAGCAGCCAGCAACCAGAAAGTGTGGCACAGTTGATCGGAACGCTTGAAGCTTGGCAGCAAACACTGCCTGCCGAGCCAGTTGGCGATGTCTTTTCCGCAGAGCGCGATTCGCTGTAA
- a CDS encoding glycosyl hydrolase family 28 protein yields the protein MKYLIALYLATYLSVLSVSATEATRPLFDVREFGAVGDGTTLNTVALQSAIDACTEAGGGMVRMPAGQYVTGTIELKSNVTLSLDYGAELWGSQRQQDYPTEHMRPAREGQSQCLLYAADATNIRLEGLGVINGRGTPEFFPKTRGKDNRPRLIRFENCKQLTFSGLTYKNPAFWGIHLVDCQDVHFTGVKIRMRNNHYNNDAMDLDGCEDVLIENCDIEAGDDGICLKSSLNPCRNIVVRDCIVSSNTAAVKFGTSSYGGFIDVAISNCYFYDCPMGAIKLQSVDGGRLENISISRIVMEEVGCPIFIRLGNRGSIFDKNSFTGVKQPGAAKPRRGSVGTLKNIRISDVVATVTIEDREKAATAHYKKLKVDTTPGVTDKEKAKSGPIMITGIPGHYIENVVLENIEISYPGHGTAADAKGVVAEDIERYPEQFFFGVLPAWGAYIRHAKNVQFDNVTLSTRFGDAREAIVTVDVDGFVTD from the coding sequence ATGAAATACCTCATCGCCCTATATCTTGCCACTTATCTCTCTGTGTTGTCTGTGAGCGCTACTGAGGCGACTCGCCCACTATTTGATGTTCGAGAGTTTGGAGCCGTCGGAGATGGCACGACGCTGAATACCGTTGCGCTTCAGAGCGCCATTGACGCTTGCACTGAAGCAGGTGGCGGCATGGTTCGGATGCCAGCGGGACAGTATGTGACGGGCACTATTGAGCTTAAAAGCAACGTCACGCTGTCACTTGATTATGGTGCTGAGCTGTGGGGTAGCCAAAGGCAGCAGGACTATCCCACCGAGCACATGCGGCCTGCTCGTGAGGGGCAATCGCAATGCCTGCTTTATGCGGCGGATGCGACGAATATACGGCTTGAAGGTCTTGGCGTGATTAATGGCCGGGGCACTCCAGAGTTTTTTCCGAAAACCCGTGGCAAAGACAACCGTCCGCGCTTGATCCGTTTCGAAAACTGCAAGCAGCTGACTTTCTCGGGGCTCACATACAAGAATCCAGCGTTTTGGGGCATTCACCTCGTGGATTGCCAGGACGTGCATTTCACTGGGGTGAAGATTCGGATGCGGAACAACCACTACAACAATGATGCCATGGATCTCGATGGTTGCGAGGATGTGTTGATTGAGAACTGCGATATTGAAGCGGGGGATGACGGGATTTGCCTCAAGAGTTCTTTGAATCCCTGCCGTAACATCGTGGTGCGCGATTGTATCGTCAGCAGTAATACAGCTGCCGTTAAATTTGGCACGTCCTCTTATGGTGGTTTTATCGATGTCGCTATCAGTAATTGCTATTTCTACGACTGCCCGATGGGAGCCATTAAACTGCAGTCTGTTGACGGTGGCCGATTGGAAAATATATCGATCTCACGCATCGTGATGGAGGAGGTCGGTTGCCCGATCTTTATTCGGCTCGGCAACCGTGGGAGTATTTTTGACAAAAATTCGTTTACTGGGGTGAAGCAGCCTGGCGCTGCCAAGCCGCGCAGGGGCAGTGTCGGGACACTCAAAAACATCCGGATCAGTGATGTGGTGGCGACAGTCACGATCGAAGATCGCGAAAAAGCTGCCACTGCGCACTACAAGAAGCTTAAAGTGGATACGACTCCGGGTGTGACTGATAAGGAGAAGGCCAAGTCCGGGCCAATTATGATTACAGGCATTCCTGGGCATTACATCGAAAATGTTGTGTTGGAGAATATTGAAATTTCCTATCCTGGGCATGGCACTGCTGCCGATGCCAAAGGCGTGGTGGCCGAAGACATTGAGCGCTATCCCGAGCAATTTTTCTTCGGGGTGCTTCCAGCATGGGGGGCGTATATTCGGCATGCTAAAAATGTGCAGTTTGACAACGTGACGCTGAGCACACGCTTCGGCGATGCGCGTGAAGCAATCGTGACGGTCGATGTTGATGGCTTTGTTACAGACTAA
- a CDS encoding glycoside hydrolase family 95 protein — protein MIIKKCILLVACGAALVAQGAESAGWRGMTMMQPSEQWREGLPSGNGEVGALVYGAVNAERVLFNHNELWYGGRIADVPDMSGDLEIVRELMLAGKYVEANGHYSQKMRGMGFKGTNARYHPAFDMLVTSDTDQMFEDYLRTLDFETGEVVVKWRDGDTRFSRKLFVSIPDDVSVMALTADKAGAVSGSVTLDIHDLKDSIKKDGSYFDAGFSHKTVVDGDFIEFCADGSDGGEFGGVVRVLNHNGVLSADRETIRFEDADEVLLMVGFFASEAAATAVPRLKKQLAALEGDYATLFARHAPLHRDRFNTVSVNINPTGTSDTPNEYLLLDAYQNPASPELVQRLVDYGRYLLISSTRAGGNPANLQGIWNGDYQPPWSGFLGNNENLQMNYWQALPGDLQESMMGFFDYFDSHLDEFRYNAQQLFGCRGIFIPPFMSPESGVMRHTSPHVIHWTDAAGWLASFYYDYYLFTGDEAFLETRAVPFMKEVALFYEDYIVIGEDGKNMFFPSQSPENVPSNMKERVKVQMNSTIAIAVSKQVFHNLIQACEQLGIEEAGVQRWKQLLATMPEYQVNEDGAIREWMHPDFEDNYEHRHQSHIYPLFPGQEVTAESNPEIYEACRVAIEKRLVIGLSSQTGWSLAHMANVYARLGDGERALEALNILSRCCLGQNLFTYHNDWRKMGVTTTHVYGRTSPFQMDANFGIPSAVMEMLCGSTSDMLRILPALPAAWPSGEFNYMLTRTGARTSVRWNMDAKTIELTLKAERDNTFELKFPSDLVDLTTSRPEAVSKSTYGNRYRAVTMVKGDELQLSIRLR, from the coding sequence ATGATTATTAAGAAATGTATATTACTGGTCGCCTGCGGAGCAGCGCTCGTGGCACAGGGAGCTGAGTCCGCCGGATGGCGGGGGATGACCATGATGCAACCGTCTGAGCAGTGGCGCGAGGGCCTACCTTCCGGGAATGGAGAGGTGGGAGCGCTGGTGTATGGGGCGGTCAATGCAGAGCGCGTCTTGTTTAACCACAACGAGCTCTGGTATGGCGGACGCATTGCGGACGTTCCCGATATGTCCGGTGACCTCGAGATCGTGCGTGAGCTGATGCTGGCGGGCAAATATGTCGAAGCCAACGGGCACTATTCGCAAAAAATGAGAGGGATGGGGTTTAAAGGAACCAATGCACGTTACCATCCTGCCTTTGATATGCTCGTTACCTCGGATACCGATCAGATGTTTGAGGACTATCTCCGCACTTTGGATTTTGAAACCGGTGAAGTCGTAGTCAAATGGCGAGATGGTGATACCCGCTTTTCTAGGAAACTGTTTGTTTCGATTCCCGATGACGTGTCTGTGATGGCGCTCACCGCTGACAAAGCGGGAGCAGTCAGTGGCAGTGTAACGCTGGATATTCACGACCTGAAGGATTCGATTAAGAAGGACGGAAGTTATTTTGACGCAGGGTTTTCGCATAAAACCGTCGTGGATGGAGATTTCATTGAATTTTGTGCGGACGGCTCCGATGGCGGGGAGTTCGGTGGAGTGGTTCGAGTGCTCAACCACAACGGAGTGTTAAGCGCTGACCGTGAGACCATTCGTTTTGAGGACGCGGATGAAGTGCTTTTGATGGTTGGATTTTTTGCGAGCGAAGCGGCCGCCACGGCGGTTCCGCGTTTGAAAAAACAGTTGGCCGCTCTAGAGGGGGATTACGCTACCTTGTTTGCCCGCCATGCTCCGCTGCATCGCGATAGATTCAACACTGTGAGTGTGAATATCAACCCGACGGGCACCAGTGATACGCCGAACGAGTATTTGTTATTGGACGCGTATCAGAACCCCGCTTCTCCGGAGCTCGTGCAACGCTTAGTCGATTATGGGCGCTATCTTTTGATTTCCAGCACGCGTGCCGGAGGGAATCCCGCGAATTTACAGGGGATTTGGAATGGCGACTATCAGCCACCGTGGTCAGGCTTTCTCGGTAATAACGAGAATCTTCAGATGAACTACTGGCAGGCGCTGCCGGGAGACCTACAGGAATCGATGATGGGGTTCTTTGACTATTTTGACAGCCATTTGGATGAGTTCCGCTATAACGCTCAACAGCTGTTTGGCTGTCGGGGGATTTTTATTCCACCGTTTATGTCACCTGAGTCTGGCGTGATGCGTCATACGTCCCCGCATGTGATTCATTGGACGGATGCTGCAGGTTGGCTGGCCTCGTTCTACTATGACTATTACCTCTTTACAGGTGATGAGGCATTTCTAGAAACCCGCGCGGTGCCTTTTATGAAAGAGGTCGCCTTGTTTTATGAGGATTACATTGTGATCGGAGAGGACGGGAAAAACATGTTCTTCCCATCACAATCACCGGAAAACGTGCCGAGCAATATGAAGGAGCGCGTTAAGGTTCAGATGAATTCGACCATCGCGATCGCGGTGTCCAAGCAGGTGTTTCACAATTTGATTCAAGCCTGTGAGCAGTTGGGAATAGAAGAAGCGGGCGTGCAGCGTTGGAAACAGTTGCTGGCGACAATGCCCGAGTATCAGGTCAATGAAGACGGCGCTATCCGTGAATGGATGCATCCCGACTTCGAAGATAACTATGAGCATCGCCATCAATCGCACATCTATCCGCTCTTCCCAGGCCAGGAAGTGACGGCAGAATCGAATCCGGAAATTTATGAAGCCTGCCGAGTGGCGATTGAGAAGCGCCTAGTCATTGGCCTGTCTTCTCAGACGGGATGGTCACTGGCACACATGGCAAATGTCTATGCGCGGCTAGGCGACGGTGAGCGCGCACTGGAAGCGTTGAATATTCTGTCACGCTGCTGCCTCGGGCAGAATCTATTCACCTATCACAATGACTGGCGTAAGATGGGGGTGACGACGACACATGTCTATGGGCGCACCTCGCCGTTTCAGATGGATGCCAACTTCGGTATTCCGTCGGCTGTGATGGAAATGCTGTGCGGCTCCACATCTGATATGCTGCGCATTTTACCCGCGTTGCCAGCCGCATGGCCGAGTGGTGAGTTCAATTATATGCTCACCCGCACCGGCGCACGCACCTCTGTGCGTTGGAATATGGATGCGAAAACCATTGAACTAACCTTGAAAGCAGAGCGCGATAATACATTTGAGCTTAAGTTTCCAAGCGATCTGGTCGACCTGACCACAAGCAGGCCTGAGGCGGTCAGCAAGTCCACTTATGGCAACCGCTATCGCGCGGTGACGATGGTAAAAGGTGATGAATTGCAACTGAGTATTCGACTCAGATGA
- a CDS encoding transposase, whose amino-acid sequence MPRSLRIEKENGVYHIINRGNYRQDLFINEGAHAAFEKCLFEACEKCEWVLEGFCVMTNHFHLVVRTPKGNLIYGMKWLQSTFANRYHKYRKIHGKRFQGRYKSLIVEEDSHLGALLHYVHLNPVRANMVSVDQLKDYRWSSVWYLFNKRKRPSFLDCSGALKAAGALADTPKGRNQYLSYLKWLSEEDAAQKEMAFEKMCRGWALGTKDFKKALLEELKEDDESVDQPEEVPRYDGERLRKANELRWEMLLDKGLSALGKDTTSIDGDLKSADWKVTLACLLKLKSSATNVWITHQLNMGTSDAVSRYVSEFRTSGGDQQMSFKELTTKVMT is encoded by the coding sequence ATGCCACGTAGCCTTCGAATTGAAAAGGAGAACGGAGTTTACCACATCATTAACCGTGGCAATTACCGGCAGGATTTATTCATCAACGAAGGTGCGCACGCGGCTTTTGAGAAATGCTTATTCGAGGCCTGCGAAAAATGCGAATGGGTGCTTGAAGGCTTTTGCGTGATGACCAATCACTTCCACCTAGTGGTTCGCACGCCCAAGGGGAATTTGATCTATGGGATGAAGTGGTTGCAATCGACCTTTGCCAATCGATACCACAAATACAGGAAGATCCACGGCAAGCGATTTCAAGGGCGCTATAAGAGCTTAATCGTCGAAGAGGACAGCCACTTAGGGGCACTGCTCCACTATGTGCATTTAAACCCAGTGCGAGCGAACATGGTGAGTGTCGATCAACTCAAAGACTACCGATGGTCGAGTGTCTGGTATCTGTTCAACAAACGAAAGCGGCCCAGCTTCCTAGACTGCTCGGGAGCCCTGAAGGCGGCAGGCGCTCTAGCCGACACGCCTAAAGGCAGAAATCAATACCTGAGCTACCTAAAGTGGTTGTCAGAGGAGGATGCCGCCCAAAAGGAAATGGCTTTTGAAAAAATGTGCCGAGGCTGGGCGCTCGGGACTAAGGACTTCAAGAAGGCTCTACTTGAAGAACTCAAGGAGGACGATGAGTCAGTCGATCAGCCCGAGGAAGTCCCCAGATACGATGGTGAGCGCCTACGTAAAGCAAACGAGCTGAGATGGGAGATGCTTCTAGACAAAGGTCTCTCTGCGCTCGGAAAAGATACGACATCAATCGATGGAGATCTCAAATCGGCGGACTGGAAAGTCACTCTGGCATGCCTACTCAAGCTTAAATCAAGCGCGACCAACGTCTGGATCACCCACCAGCTGAACATGGGCACCTCGGACGCAGTCAGTCGATATGTTTCAGAATTCAGGACATCAGGCGGAGACCAGCAAATGTCCTTCAAAGAACTGACCACAAAGGTAATGACATGA
- a CDS encoding DUF6869 domain-containing protein, whose amino-acid sequence MNLPQDWICYQKTNDDKYWDAVDHVMDLTSSNPEALWNFIKETLNSPDCDDTVISNLAAGPLEDLMNRKGKQFIDRVVVEARQSVKFNNLLGGVWESGIDPEVWQKIESIRRKVW is encoded by the coding sequence ATGAATTTACCCCAAGATTGGATCTGCTATCAAAAAACCAACGACGATAAGTATTGGGATGCTGTAGATCACGTGATGGACTTGACCAGTAGTAATCCCGAGGCGCTATGGAATTTCATAAAAGAAACACTAAACTCCCCCGACTGTGATGACACGGTCATTTCAAACTTAGCCGCCGGCCCCCTCGAAGATCTGATGAACAGAAAAGGAAAGCAATTTATTGATCGAGTGGTCGTAGAAGCGAGGCAGTCCGTAAAATTTAATAATCTGCTAGGAGGTGTCTGGGAGAGCGGCATTGATCCAGAGGTCTGGCAGAAAATCGAGAGCATTAGGAGAAAAGTATGGTAG